DNA sequence from the Peptoniphilus sp. GNH genome:
TTGTCCCATATAGATGGTTCCTGGGCCTGGTAAATACATGCCTAGAACTGTCGATATCAATCCAGCTGTAAGCATTCCGTGAACAATTCTTCCCTTGAACATAGTCTGTTCTGAAGCAACTTGATTTATGTGAGCAGGATTCAAATCTCCTGTGATTCCTGCGAACAAATAAACATCTGTTTCAGTTAATGTCTTGGTGAAAGAAGCCTTATCGCCAATTTTAATCTCGTTTATAGTTTTGCCTTTCATAAATACCTCCTAAGTATGTAATCATTTTGTACCATCTCT
Encoded proteins:
- a CDS encoding MaoC family dehydratase, with the protein product MKGKTINEIKIGDKASFTKTLTETDVYLFAGITGDLNPAHINQVASEQTMFKGRIVHGMLTAGLISTVLGMYLPGPGTIYMGQELKFTKPVHMGDTITAEAEVVEIIKEKFLKIKTTCTNQDGEIVVDGFAQVMPPR